CCGGCAACGACTTCAACGCCGTTGTGGACATGTTGGTTGCCAACACCATGGAAAATGTGCCCGAAAACTGTTTTGACTGATCTGACCTAATTCCGAGACCCATAACCCGCCTTGATCAAATACTGGAATCGTTCCGGCAATGTAAGTTTATACCCAATGTGTTTAACGTTGTTCGACAGTGTCGTATTTTGACTTGCGAGGCAAAACAAACATTGACGCCTTTGTGCACGATATGTTACAACTGGAACGGGTCGAAAGGCACCGCGGGGCCGTTTTCTACGAATCGATCCATCCCTACTGATCATGAGCCTTGCGGCTCACACCCTCTGCAATAAGACCACAATGCGGGACAAATCTCTATGATAGTTTCGGCTCGAAATCAAAAAACAGGCTGCTTGCGACCCGGTAAACTCAGCGACTCGCGCGGATTCTCACTTGTTGAGCTTCTGACGGTCGTGGTCGTGCTTTTGGTGCTTAGCGCCATCTCGCTTCCTTATATCTACAACTACCAAAAGCTCTACAAATCAGAAGACCAGGCTTTAAGGGTGATGGATCTAATGCGTGAAGCAGGGCAACTGGCACTGACAAAGCGGCGCACCGTCAGGCTCGAACTCGATCTGACCGAAAATGCCGTTCTTTTGATCGACGAAAACGGGGCCGGCCCTGACACACGCATCAAGACCGTTCCGCTCGAATCAACGGGTGACGTTCGACTCGATATCGCTCCGAGCGGCGTCACGCGGCCGACACCGCCCAATTACAACGACGTCGCTTACGCGAGCGACAATATCGGACACGACAACGGCGGCACCTCGGTCACCGGTCACAATGTGTGGCAGGCTCGGTTTCGAAGCGACGGTTCGGTCGTTAATGCCGCGAATACGCCGATAAGCGTAACCATCTACTCATGGCCGCCCGCGGCATACGGAGCAACGACCGCCAGAAACAATAAAGAGATCAGGGCAATAACGATGTTTGGCGGCAGCGGAGCCGTTCGGTATTGGAAATATGACGGCACGACCTTTAAGCCGTATCAATAGAACATTAGAAGGAAAGGCGTTATGAACCACAGATCAGATGCAGGCTTTTCGTACGTCGAAGTCTTGATAGCTGTTGTCATTCTGCTCGTCGGCATCCTTGCGATGCTGTCGGGTATTTCGGGCGCGGTGCTTCAGTCGCGCGGACAGGAGCAACAGCTGACAGCCCGTCACATCGCCGCTTCCGCGATGGAATCTATCATGTCGGTCAAGGAGACCGATCCGAACCGGCTGGGCTGGTACGCTGTCGGGAATGTCGGAAGCAATCCGGACGTCAACGGGAACCCGCTGGGGATATTTGTTGTTGGCCGTCAGCCGGTTCTCAGCAACTCAGGGCCTGACGAGGTCGTCGGGACCGCTGACGATACCGGGCCGGCAATAGATGGATTTGAACGCGAGATCATTATTACCGATCAGTGCGATCCGGAACGGCCGTCACCGAACTGCGCTCCCCCAGGCACTGCGCCGGTGAGAGTAAGGGTCGTCGAAGTGCGGGTATTTTTCCAGGTGGGGCTGACCGAGCGAAGCGAGGTTCTAACAACCGTGTTGACCGACTATTCGGTAACCGAGTAGAGGACGATCTATGACAGACATGACGTTACACACAGCAGTTGAGAATGCCGGATCGAAAAAGAACGAGCATGGATTTTCGATCATCGAACTCATCGTCTCGATGGTGATATTCATGATCGTCACCGGATCGATCTGGGGCGTTTTGCAGATCGCTCAACGGAGCCGAAATGCGGTCAGTGAGAATGTGCAGCTGACCAAGAGCGTTCGGTTCGGACTAAATCTGCTTGGGCGCGACACCTACAACGCGGGATACGGATATCCGCTGCGGACAACGGTGGTCTTGCCTGACAACCGGATATCGGGACTGTTGGGCATTCCGAACGATTTTGACACAACTCGCGATACGATCCCGCCGATCATTGTCGGCAACAATGTGACCGTAAACACGTTCAATACCACGGCAGGCGTACGAACTGACCAGGTTACGTTTCTTTTCAAGGATACGACATTCAATCTCGTCGGAGCTCCGGGGAGCGAAGTATCTCAGTCTCTCAATATAAACGCGGCCACCACGACGAGCGGCATCGACGAGATCGTTCCGATCTCGGGGAGCAACTCAGCTTGCCGCATCAACGACATTTATTTGGTCTCGGGCAATACGGGTTCGACGTTGGGACTCGCGACCGGTCTTAGTGGAACTGACAAAGTGCAGTTCGCAAACGGTGACGTACTGGGCTTCAATCAAACCGGAGCGTCGGGCCCGCTTCGGGGTATAACAACCCCGGCAAGCATGATGCGCGTGCTAATGGTCACGTATCACGTAACGGCGGACGGAACCCTGATGCGGCGCGAATATGCGAACGTCCCGCCGGCGGCACCGGCAACGCCATGGGTTGACGAACCTCTTGTTTACGGAGTCGAGGATTTTCAGATCCAATATCTGATGGACGATGGGACAGTTTCTGATAACCCGAGCGCAGGGCCGGATGGAATTCCGGGAACACCCGACGACGTTCAGGCGAACCTGGCCGCGATCCGTCAGGTGCGGTTTACGATCAGCGTTCGCAGCAACGAGCTAAATGCTGCCGGTCAACCGTATCGTGCATCGATGACGTCGACCTTCAGCACCAGGAATTTAGGATACGAGGCAAACTGAAGTATTGGTGAGGCAGACAGTTATGAAAAAGACAGTTTTCAGACCGGACAATTCGAATACGGAAATGATCGAGAACGGACAGAAAGGCTCGGCTCTCGTCATAGCGCTTTTCGTATTGGCATTAATAGGAGTTTTTGTAGCTCTTGCTCTGTCACGGACCGCCACTGAAGCTGCGGCCGTCGGTAACGAAGCTGCTGAAGGCCGAACTTTTTATGCAGCGCAGGGAAGCCTGGAAACGATGACCAGAAACTTTAACAAGGTCTTTGATATAAAGCTTAACCCCTCGAACGCCGATATCGATGCCGTGAGAAACGGGACGGTTCCCGGACTCACCGGAACGTACACTTTCGGTCAGGAGGTCGATCAGATCTCGAACAGTACGACCAAGGTTCTGAACGGCGGGCCATTCTCTGGGTTATATGCGATCCAGGACAATTGGCGGCTGCGAACCACTGCGACCGACGATACGGGAACTCAGATCCGGCTGACGCGCAACATACTCAACAATCGTATACCGATCTTTCAGTTTGGCATTTTCTATGACGACGACCTGGAACTGTATCGTCCACCGCGTTTTAGCTTTGGCGGCCGGGTTCATTCTAATCGTCACTTTTTTGTGTCGCCGGGAGCCGAAGGTGTCTATTTCGACTCGCGTGTAACTGCCGCCGGCCACGTCGTCACGCAGTCGTGGCGAAACTGGTACACCGGTGACAGCGCCAATAATCAGACCTGGATCAAGA
The DNA window shown above is from Chloracidobacterium sp. and carries:
- a CDS encoding prepilin-type N-terminal cleavage/methylation domain-containing protein, with protein sequence MIVSARNQKTGCLRPGKLSDSRGFSLVELLTVVVVLLVLSAISLPYIYNYQKLYKSEDQALRVMDLMREAGQLALTKRRTVRLELDLTENAVLLIDENGAGPDTRIKTVPLESTGDVRLDIAPSGVTRPTPPNYNDVAYASDNIGHDNGGTSVTGHNVWQARFRSDGSVVNAANTPISVTIYSWPPAAYGATTARNNKEIRAITMFGGSGAVRYWKYDGTTFKPYQ
- a CDS encoding prepilin-type N-terminal cleavage/methylation domain-containing protein, with the protein product MTDMTLHTAVENAGSKKNEHGFSIIELIVSMVIFMIVTGSIWGVLQIAQRSRNAVSENVQLTKSVRFGLNLLGRDTYNAGYGYPLRTTVVLPDNRISGLLGIPNDFDTTRDTIPPIIVGNNVTVNTFNTTAGVRTDQVTFLFKDTTFNLVGAPGSEVSQSLNINAATTTSGIDEIVPISGSNSACRINDIYLVSGNTGSTLGLATGLSGTDKVQFANGDVLGFNQTGASGPLRGITTPASMMRVLMVTYHVTADGTLMRREYANVPPAAPATPWVDEPLVYGVEDFQIQYLMDDGTVSDNPSAGPDGIPGTPDDVQANLAAIRQVRFTISVRSNELNAAGQPYRASMTSTFSTRNLGYEAN